Proteins encoded within one genomic window of Spirulina major PCC 6313:
- a CDS encoding photosystem I reaction center protein subunit XI, protein MTMSTSNQMVKPYQGDPQMGHLSTPISDSAFTRAFIGNLPAYRPGLSPLLRGLEIGMAHGYFIGGPWVMLGTQRGTEFANLNGLICGGTLLLIATACLAAYGLVSFQDQSSNNQDSLQSSKGWSEFTAGFFVGGMGSAFLAFFLLDNFEAVDAILRGFVN, encoded by the coding sequence ATGACAATGTCCACCAGCAATCAGATGGTGAAGCCTTATCAGGGTGACCCTCAAATGGGTCATCTGTCCACACCCATTAGTGACTCGGCCTTCACTCGTGCCTTTATTGGCAACCTTCCCGCCTACCGTCCTGGCCTGTCGCCGCTACTGCGAGGCCTAGAGATTGGCATGGCTCATGGCTACTTTATCGGTGGCCCCTGGGTCATGCTCGGCACCCAACGGGGTACGGAGTTCGCTAACCTCAACGGCTTGATTTGCGGCGGAACCCTGTTGCTCATTGCCACAGCTTGTTTAGCTGCCTATGGATTAGTCAGCTTCCAAGACCAATCATCCAACAACCAGGACTCCCTGCAAAGTTCCAAGGGCTGGAGTGAGTTCACGGCTGGATTTTTTGTCGGTGGCATGGGAAGTGCATTTTTGGCATTTTTCTTGTTGGACAATTTCGAGGCTGTTGACGCTATTCTGCGTGGATTTGTCAACTAG
- a CDS encoding Npun_R2479 family HD domain-containing metalloprotein, with protein MFKMVDREIQYCRQQLRRGYAQTYEQIHPDYGEVLGDVATTVLTAIAASDAAYHDVEHTILVTLTGQEILRGKQQQDGGVTPEDWFHGLLALLCHDVGYLKGICQGDRPQYHLYTTGVGSRMVTLTPDQTDASLTPYHVDRGQRFVAEQFRDHPLIDVKRVQDGIELTRFPVPSGTRYDDTRGYPGLIRAADLLGQLADPRYLDKLPALFQEFAENGTNQQLGYQHPGDLRDGVPGFFWTVVAPYIQDGLKYLCATQGGKQVVANLYGNIFLVEHELHSKAMQQQAEHLSGMRSPSTALPA; from the coding sequence GTGTTCAAGATGGTTGATCGTGAAATTCAATATTGTCGTCAACAGTTGCGGCGGGGCTATGCCCAAACCTACGAGCAGATTCACCCGGACTATGGTGAGGTGTTGGGTGATGTGGCTACAACGGTGCTGACGGCGATCGCGGCCAGTGATGCGGCGTACCATGATGTGGAGCATACGATCCTGGTGACCTTAACGGGCCAAGAAATCCTGCGGGGCAAGCAGCAGCAGGATGGTGGCGTGACTCCGGAGGACTGGTTTCACGGCCTCCTCGCCTTGCTCTGCCATGATGTGGGCTATTTGAAAGGCATTTGTCAGGGCGATCGCCCCCAATACCACCTCTACACCACGGGCGTGGGTAGCCGCATGGTCACCCTCACCCCAGACCAAACCGACGCAAGCCTCACCCCCTACCATGTGGATCGGGGTCAGCGCTTTGTGGCAGAACAGTTTAGGGATCATCCCCTGATCGATGTGAAGCGTGTCCAAGATGGCATCGAACTGACCCGTTTTCCCGTTCCATCCGGAACTCGTTACGATGACACCCGTGGCTATCCGGGGTTAATCCGAGCGGCGGATCTCCTGGGGCAATTGGCAGACCCGCGCTATTTGGATAAACTGCCCGCGCTGTTTCAAGAATTTGCCGAAAATGGCACCAATCAACAATTGGGGTATCAGCATCCGGGGGATTTGCGGGACGGTGTGCCGGGGTTTTTCTGGACGGTGGTTGCGCCCTATATTCAGGATGGGCTGAAATATCTCTGTGCGACCCAAGGGGGTAAGCAGGTGGTGGCCAATCTCTATGGGAATATTTTTTTAGTAGAGCATGAGTTACACTCGAAGGCGATGCAGCAACAGGCGGAGCACCTCAGCGGGATGCGATCGCCCTCTACGGCTCTTCCAGCCTAG
- a CDS encoding response regulator transcription factor, translating to MKILIVEDNAEIAQLLSDTLAREGFGCDRAADGPQALHLVQSIQPDLIILDLMLPGLDGLEVCTRIRQMGLPKDPYILMLTARSDEIDRVIGLSTGADDYLVKPFSPRELVARVRALLRRSLRGEKSRLHQTAHFTLDLDQHLVTRHNPSHGDEILDLTALEFNLLSVFLSYPGRVWTRPQLIEKLWGDDFFGDERVVDTHVGRLRKKVEFDPSQPQFIKTVIGLGYKFEDDA from the coding sequence ATGAAAATTCTCATTGTGGAAGACAACGCCGAAATCGCTCAACTGTTGAGCGATACCTTGGCGCGGGAGGGGTTTGGGTGCGATCGCGCCGCCGACGGCCCCCAAGCCCTCCACCTTGTGCAAAGCATTCAGCCCGACCTAATCATCCTTGACCTGATGCTTCCCGGCCTCGACGGCCTCGAAGTCTGCACCCGTATTCGTCAAATGGGCCTCCCCAAAGACCCCTACATCCTAATGCTCACCGCCCGCAGCGACGAGATCGATCGCGTCATCGGCCTTTCCACCGGAGCCGATGACTATCTCGTCAAACCCTTCAGCCCCCGCGAACTCGTCGCCCGCGTCCGCGCCCTCCTGCGCCGTAGCCTGCGCGGCGAAAAAAGCCGCCTCCACCAAACCGCTCACTTCACCCTCGACCTCGATCAACACCTCGTCACCCGCCACAATCCCAGCCACGGCGACGAAATTCTTGACCTCACCGCCCTTGAATTCAACCTCCTCAGCGTCTTCCTCAGCTACCCCGGCCGCGTCTGGACACGCCCCCAACTGATCGAAAAACTCTGGGGGGATGACTTCTTTGGCGATGAGCGCGTCGTCGATACCCACGTTGGCCGCCTCCGGAAAAAAGTTGAATTCGACCCCTCCCAACCCCAATTCATCAAAACCGTCATCGGCCTCGGCTACAAATTTGAAGACGATGCCTAA
- a CDS encoding DUF3598 family protein — protein sequence MASQWENLLQNAGTWEGTFIRLSPEGAIASQTPSRLCLEQLGDRAARFELTRFPADAPSTTHRNEFATLSRSVLFGNDGSFTKGSMQWSPVSDFGTEFGLTQPEARLRLVQMYQRGGELDYLVLITETRAGCDPVVRPTLTMEQLVGTWQGEAVTYHQDWTVSSFPTHLTITQTAPDTIAQTLTYGSSPAIASQGQRVGDRLLFTQSELSYQLLLLPHGGSSLCPQRIPRVTAFVCELGWLLNPTTRLRLVRQYDRTGAWLNQTWIKECKMAE from the coding sequence ATGGCTTCTCAGTGGGAAAATTTATTGCAAAATGCGGGGACGTGGGAGGGAACGTTTATCCGGTTAAGTCCGGAGGGGGCGATCGCTAGTCAAACTCCGTCGCGGCTTTGTTTGGAACAGTTGGGCGATCGCGCTGCCCGCTTTGAGTTGACCCGCTTCCCCGCCGATGCCCCGTCTACCACCCACCGCAACGAATTCGCGACCCTTTCCCGCAGTGTTTTGTTTGGGAATGATGGCTCATTTACCAAAGGATCAATGCAATGGAGTCCTGTGTCAGATTTTGGCACTGAATTTGGCTTAACCCAGCCCGAAGCCCGTTTACGGTTGGTGCAGATGTATCAGCGGGGCGGGGAGTTGGATTATTTGGTGTTGATTACGGAAACGCGGGCGGGGTGTGATCCGGTGGTGCGTCCGACGTTGACGATGGAGCAGTTGGTGGGAACCTGGCAGGGAGAAGCGGTGACCTATCACCAAGATTGGACGGTGTCATCGTTCCCGACCCATTTAACCATCACCCAAACCGCCCCCGACACGATCGCCCAAACCCTCACCTATGGGTCAAGTCCAGCGATCGCATCCCAAGGGCAACGAGTGGGCGATCGCCTCCTCTTCACCCAAAGTGAACTGTCCTATCAATTATTGCTATTACCCCATGGTGGTTCATCCCTCTGTCCGCAACGGATTCCCCGCGTCACCGCCTTTGTCTGTGAATTGGGCTGGCTCCTCAATCCGACAACACGCCTGCGCTTAGTGCGCCAATACGATCGCACCGGGGCTTGGCTGAATCAAACCTGGATCAAAGAATGCAAAATGGCTGAGTGA
- the psb32 gene encoding photosystem II repair protein Psb32 gives MFQSSLGMVLRRGAIALCCAILSLTLWIAPSHATTVYDLPSPVESSGVIDSADVLSRLSVGKLNKALQALTESTGQQVHLVTIERLEYDDTIAAFTDRLFERWFPTPDTQANQTVVVLATLTNQGGIHTTAGEALPAEIATSIAEDTLLAPLRQGGGKYNKALIDAGDRLVAVLSGQPDPGAPEVGGVDVEATFASAEETDDRNATVWVVVLLIVATVVPMVTYFVYVGLPGR, from the coding sequence ATGTTTCAATCTTCCCTAGGGATGGTGCTACGACGGGGGGCGATCGCGCTCTGTTGTGCCATCCTCAGCCTCACCCTCTGGATCGCGCCGAGCCATGCCACCACGGTTTATGATCTCCCCAGCCCAGTGGAGAGCAGCGGCGTGATTGACTCCGCTGATGTCCTCAGCCGTCTCAGTGTGGGCAAGTTAAACAAAGCCCTCCAAGCCCTCACCGAGTCCACCGGTCAACAGGTGCATCTCGTCACCATCGAACGCCTCGAATACGACGACACGATCGCCGCCTTTACCGATCGCCTTTTTGAGCGTTGGTTTCCCACCCCAGACACTCAAGCCAATCAAACCGTGGTAGTCTTGGCAACCCTGACCAACCAAGGCGGCATCCATACCACCGCCGGCGAAGCCCTCCCCGCCGAGATTGCCACGAGCATCGCTGAAGATACCCTCCTCGCCCCCCTGCGCCAAGGCGGCGGTAAATATAATAAAGCCCTCATTGATGCGGGCGATCGCCTCGTGGCGGTACTCTCCGGACAACCCGATCCCGGTGCGCCAGAGGTGGGCGGCGTGGATGTGGAAGCCACCTTCGCCAGCGCGGAAGAAACCGACGATCGCAATGCCACAGTCTGGGTGGTGGTGTTGCTCATTGTGGCGACGGTGGTTCCCATGGTGACCTATTTCGTCTATGTGGGCCTGCCGGGCCGCTAA
- a CDS encoding cysteine synthase A: MDIKNGFVGTVGNTPLLRLNSFSDETGCEILGKAEFLNPGGSVKDRAALYIIEAAEKQGHLKPGGTVVEGTAGNTGIGLAHICNAKGYKCLIIIPETQSQEKMDMLRTLGAEVRPVPAVPYKDPNNYVKLSGRVAEELENGIWANQFENLANRNAHYETTGPELWAQTDGAIDGWVAATGTGGTYAGVTLFLKEKNPDIRCVVADPMGSGLYSYVKTGEINPEGSSITEGIGNSRITGNMEGVPIDDAIQIDDKECVRVLYQLLEKEGLFMGGSVGINVAAAYALAKEMGPGHTIATVLCDGGSRYQSKLYNPDWLVSRGLYPHA; the protein is encoded by the coding sequence ATGGATATTAAAAACGGTTTTGTCGGTACAGTCGGAAACACACCCCTCCTTCGCCTCAACAGTTTTAGTGATGAAACCGGGTGTGAAATTCTGGGTAAAGCTGAGTTTTTAAATCCCGGCGGGTCTGTTAAAGACCGGGCCGCCCTCTACATCATCGAAGCGGCGGAAAAACAAGGACACTTAAAGCCCGGCGGCACCGTGGTTGAAGGCACTGCGGGCAACACCGGGATTGGCCTAGCCCATATCTGCAATGCCAAAGGCTACAAATGCCTGATCATCATCCCAGAAACCCAATCTCAAGAAAAAATGGATATGCTGCGCACCCTCGGCGCAGAGGTTCGCCCCGTGCCCGCCGTGCCCTATAAAGACCCCAACAACTACGTCAAACTGTCGGGCCGGGTGGCGGAGGAATTAGAAAACGGCATCTGGGCGAATCAGTTTGAAAACCTGGCGAATCGTAACGCCCACTACGAAACCACGGGCCCCGAACTCTGGGCCCAAACCGATGGCGCGATCGATGGTTGGGTGGCGGCGACGGGGACGGGGGGAACCTATGCCGGGGTCACTCTATTTTTGAAGGAGAAAAATCCGGACATTCGCTGTGTGGTGGCTGACCCGATGGGGAGCGGTCTTTATAGCTACGTGAAAACGGGGGAGATTAACCCCGAAGGCAGTTCAATCACTGAGGGGATTGGCAATAGCCGGATCACGGGCAATATGGAGGGTGTGCCTATTGATGACGCGATCCAAATTGACGATAAAGAATGTGTGCGGGTGCTGTACCAACTGCTCGAAAAAGAAGGGTTATTTATGGGCGGTTCCGTGGGGATTAATGTGGCGGCGGCCTATGCGTTGGCGAAGGAGATGGGGCCGGGTCATACGATCGCAACGGTACTGTGTGATGGCGGTTCGCGCTATCAATCGAAGCTCTATAACCCGGATTGGTTGGTGAGCCGGGGCTTATATCCCCACGCTTAA
- the hpsU gene encoding hormogonium polysaccharide biosynthesis acetyltransferase HpsU — translation MNPNPTPPPDLEGCDRAWVDLSRYDQSFFDRGRPTVVILLWWFVQAVCFPLTLHNMSGIRCALLRLFGATIGTGVVIRPTARVTYPWKVAIGDYSWIGDDVVLYSLDRITIGAHTVISQECYLCTGSHDISDRTFKLKTTPITIGHGVWIATDCFIAPGVTIGSNTIVGARSSVFRDLPPAQVAWGNPCQAMRSRFPDP, via the coding sequence ATGAATCCTAACCCCACCCCACCGCCGGATCTCGAAGGGTGCGATCGCGCCTGGGTCGATCTCAGCCGTTATGATCAATCCTTTTTTGATCGCGGTCGTCCCACTGTGGTGATTCTGCTCTGGTGGTTCGTGCAGGCGGTCTGTTTTCCCCTCACCCTGCATAACATGAGCGGCATTCGTTGCGCCCTATTGCGCCTGTTTGGGGCCACGATTGGTACAGGGGTGGTGATTCGGCCTACGGCGCGGGTCACGTATCCCTGGAAAGTTGCGATCGGCGATTACAGTTGGATCGGCGATGATGTGGTGCTCTACAGCCTCGATCGCATCACCATCGGCGCTCACACCGTCATTTCCCAGGAATGCTATCTCTGCACCGGCAGCCACGATATTAGCGATCGCACCTTCAAACTCAAAACCACTCCCATCACGATCGGCCATGGCGTGTGGATTGCCACGGATTGCTTCATTGCCCCAGGGGTGACGATTGGGTCAAATACCATCGTGGGAGCACGGAGCAGCGTTTTTCGCGATCTCCCGCCCGCGCAGGTGGCCTGGGGCAATCCCTGCCAGGCGATGCGATCGCGCTTCCCCGATCCATGA
- a CDS encoding photosystem I reaction center subunit XI, translating to MALDVISDGGDPQVGNLATPVNSSRFTKALINNLPAYRAGLSANRRGLEVGMAHGYLLYGPFALLGPLRNTEYAELAGLISAIGLVVILTICLVIYGAVESGKPIATLTTPNPPDSFATKEGWSNFASGFLLGGCGGAAFAYFIYIILSLLGLS from the coding sequence ATGGCATTGGATGTAATTAGTGATGGTGGCGATCCTCAAGTTGGGAACCTCGCCACACCAGTCAATTCTTCGAGATTTACCAAGGCTTTGATCAACAATCTACCCGCCTATCGGGCTGGATTGTCAGCAAATCGCCGCGGCCTGGAAGTGGGAATGGCCCATGGCTATTTGCTCTACGGGCCCTTCGCACTCTTGGGACCCCTCCGAAATACGGAATACGCTGAGTTAGCAGGTCTGATATCGGCAATTGGGTTGGTGGTGATCCTCACCATTTGCTTGGTGATTTACGGGGCGGTGGAATCGGGCAAACCCATTGCCACCTTAACCACGCCAAACCCGCCGGATAGCTTTGCCACTAAAGAAGGGTGGAGCAACTTCGCCAGCGGATTCCTGCTCGGTGGCTGTGGCGGTGCGGCCTTCGCCTATTTCATCTACATTATCCTCAGTTTGTTGGGCCTAAGCTAG
- a CDS encoding GAF domain-containing protein: MFSPLSPYLYTVGGPLQPNAPSYVVRPVDHELEMALKGEGCCGVFAPGQMGKTSLRLRVMDRLQREGYACVALELMKMGCEDSTSQQWYGGIMQQLVLRLGVEMSLGVWLRDRAFLSPVQQFSELLETLIFPTVQAPIVLFIDDVERLGTLQFSPNDFFAVLRGCWESGTIRVALFGDTLAPDGLDRAGRALLTQCGSRITPGGFALAATQPLWQGLREHVPDPEAMMALILDWTGGQPFLTQKLCALIVQAPQSPPADGQGAWLTQLITTQLLDPWASHDQPPHLRLICDRLLAPGPNLLPRLQGYQAVVTGQGEAVERSAVQQELQVLGLIRVESGRARVANRIYQAVFSAVWVQEAIATLQPDFINLVLEQEHQLLTVLKGQTGQDFEDLLGSILGTLILNLGEMLAADHVNLFFLNSETDELWSILTQTTVSHSTKIQLFAETATPERVMIYKKAVHVSRTTANDWGVIVANVQAQTALFRNELTLPLRDETGEIVAFIQVMNKLKVPSRPELPLVERIDLNGFTERDRDRLNTAAPALHRMLKRCQDCYSFTQRLHISEAIAEATRTVAHSSLNTQDIIRRVMAAAKRLMNADRSTLWLLDDRNDQLWTEIPFSDGSVHTIRIPVSQGFAGQVAATGQPLNIPYDLYDHPDSVIAQQTDQQTGYRTCSLLCLPVWSPDGELLGVTQLVNKRRPGAQEPYDARNWPAAPYAFQASFDRNSQQYLKIFNTQVGIALHNARQLEQMQRQAQPRSDNAVSQTLDLLNQVMDGNGFDDILDTTLRSITLRVGRALNADRTTIFLLDEDNQEFWSILAEADGTNDLEIRIPADQGIVGETARCRQILNIPYDFYDDPRSAIAQIQDRKNNYRTYTLVAVPLLNEQGNLIAVVQCLNKLQRFHDRTAPLAQRIDPAGFTTADISRFLDNTPLMRMILESFRAYHRTAKQQRIAAALMAATRSVSQGKLTIDGVIHQVMTAAQDLLNADRSTLWLLDRDRQELWTKITSINGTTRELRLNLGEGYAGWVAQHTLPVNIPYDLYDHPQSATAKTIDRCTGYRTCSLLCLPVWNPQGELIAVTQLVNKIRPNLHRQEPTPPTASRTISTPVLMPMTNAICRCSIDRWALFWTMPNA, encoded by the coding sequence ATGTTTTCTCCTCTATCCCCTTATCTCTACACGGTTGGTGGCCCCCTCCAGCCCAATGCTCCTAGCTATGTCGTCCGCCCCGTTGATCATGAGTTGGAAATGGCTCTCAAGGGAGAGGGCTGCTGTGGGGTGTTTGCCCCCGGTCAGATGGGCAAAACGAGCCTGCGATTGCGAGTGATGGATCGCCTTCAGCGGGAGGGCTATGCCTGTGTGGCGTTGGAATTGATGAAGATGGGCTGTGAGGATAGCACGTCCCAACAGTGGTATGGGGGCATCATGCAGCAGTTGGTGCTGCGGTTGGGGGTGGAGATGTCGTTGGGGGTGTGGTTACGCGATCGCGCCTTTCTCTCGCCGGTACAGCAATTCAGCGAACTCCTCGAAACCCTGATTTTCCCAACCGTCCAGGCCCCGATCGTGCTGTTTATTGATGATGTGGAGCGTTTGGGGACACTTCAGTTTAGTCCTAATGACTTTTTTGCGGTGTTGCGGGGCTGCTGGGAGTCCGGGACAATTCGAGTGGCCCTGTTTGGGGATACCCTCGCCCCGGACGGGTTAGATCGAGCCGGTCGCGCCCTCCTCACTCAATGCGGCTCTCGGATCACCCCCGGTGGCTTTGCCCTGGCGGCCACTCAACCCCTCTGGCAGGGCTTGCGGGAGCATGTGCCCGATCCGGAGGCGATGATGGCGTTGATTTTGGACTGGACGGGGGGACAACCGTTTTTAACCCAAAAACTCTGTGCGCTGATTGTCCAAGCCCCCCAGTCCCCTCCGGCGGATGGCCAAGGGGCCTGGCTAACGCAGTTGATCACGACGCAACTGCTCGACCCGTGGGCAAGCCACGATCAGCCGCCCCATCTGCGGTTGATCTGCGATCGCCTTTTGGCCCCTGGTCCTAACCTATTGCCGCGTTTACAGGGGTATCAGGCCGTGGTGACAGGCCAAGGGGAAGCGGTGGAACGGAGCGCGGTGCAGCAGGAGTTGCAGGTGCTGGGGTTGATTCGGGTCGAGTCGGGGCGGGCGCGGGTGGCGAACCGGATTTATCAGGCGGTGTTTTCGGCGGTGTGGGTACAGGAGGCGATCGCCACCCTCCAGCCGGATTTTATCAACTTGGTGCTGGAACAAGAACATCAATTACTCACCGTTTTGAAGGGGCAGACCGGCCAGGATTTTGAAGATCTGTTGGGGTCGATTTTGGGAACTTTAATTCTCAACCTGGGGGAAATGCTGGCGGCGGATCATGTCAACTTGTTTTTTTTGAATTCGGAGACCGATGAACTCTGGTCGATCTTGACCCAAACCACGGTCAGCCACAGCACCAAGATTCAACTTTTTGCCGAGACTGCCACCCCAGAGCGTGTCATGATCTATAAAAAGGCGGTGCATGTGTCGAGAACCACGGCCAACGATTGGGGGGTGATTGTGGCCAATGTTCAAGCCCAAACGGCACTGTTTCGCAATGAATTGACGCTGCCGTTGCGGGATGAAACGGGGGAAATTGTCGCCTTTATTCAGGTGATGAATAAGCTCAAAGTTCCCTCCCGTCCAGAGTTACCCCTCGTGGAACGCATTGACCTCAATGGGTTTACCGAACGCGATCGCGATCGCCTCAACACCGCCGCCCCCGCCCTCCATCGGATGCTCAAGCGTTGCCAAGACTGCTACAGCTTTACCCAGCGCCTCCATATTTCTGAAGCGATCGCCGAAGCCACCCGCACCGTCGCCCACAGCAGCCTCAACACCCAAGACATCATCCGCCGCGTCATGGCCGCCGCCAAACGCCTCATGAACGCCGATCGCAGCACCCTCTGGCTCCTTGATGACCGTAACGACCAACTCTGGACAGAGATTCCCTTTAGTGATGGCTCCGTCCACACGATCCGCATCCCCGTCAGCCAAGGCTTTGCCGGACAAGTCGCCGCCACCGGGCAACCCCTCAACATTCCCTACGACCTCTACGACCATCCCGACTCCGTCATCGCCCAGCAAACTGACCAACAGACCGGTTATCGCACCTGTAGCCTCCTTTGCCTACCGGTGTGGAGTCCCGACGGGGAATTATTGGGCGTGACCCAATTGGTGAATAAACGCCGCCCCGGAGCACAGGAACCCTACGACGCGAGAAACTGGCCCGCTGCCCCCTACGCCTTCCAAGCCAGTTTCGATCGCAACAGTCAACAATACCTCAAGATTTTTAATACCCAAGTGGGGATCGCTCTCCACAATGCCCGACAACTCGAACAGATGCAACGCCAAGCCCAACCGCGTTCCGACAATGCGGTGAGCCAAACCCTCGACCTCCTCAATCAAGTCATGGATGGGAATGGCTTTGACGATATTCTCGATACCACCTTGCGATCGATTACGCTGCGGGTGGGACGGGCGTTAAATGCCGATCGCACCACCATTTTTTTGCTTGATGAAGACAATCAGGAATTTTGGTCAATCTTGGCGGAGGCGGACGGCACCAATGATTTAGAAATTCGGATTCCGGCGGATCAGGGCATTGTGGGGGAAACGGCGCGGTGTCGTCAGATTTTGAATATTCCCTACGATTTTTATGATGATCCCCGGTCGGCGATCGCCCAAATCCAGGATCGCAAAAATAACTATCGCACCTATACCCTCGTGGCCGTTCCCTTGCTCAATGAGCAAGGCAACCTGATCGCCGTCGTCCAATGCCTCAACAAACTCCAACGCTTCCACGATCGCACCGCCCCCCTCGCCCAACGCATCGACCCCGCCGGCTTCACCACCGCCGACATCAGCCGCTTTTTAGACAACACCCCCCTGATGCGGATGATCCTCGAAAGTTTCCGCGCCTACCACCGCACCGCCAAGCAACAACGCATCGCCGCCGCCCTCATGGCCGCCACCCGCTCCGTCTCCCAAGGCAAACTCACCATTGACGGCGTGATTCACCAAGTCATGACCGCGGCCCAAGATCTGCTCAACGCCGATCGCAGCACCCTGTGGCTCCTCGACCGCGATCGCCAAGAACTCTGGACAAAAATCACCTCGATCAACGGCACAACCCGCGAACTCCGCCTCAACCTCGGCGAAGGCTACGCGGGCTGGGTCGCCCAACATACCCTACCCGTCAATATTCCCTACGACCTCTACGATCACCCCCAATCCGCCACCGCCAAAACCATCGATCGCTGCACCGGCTATCGCACCTGTAGCCTCCTCTGTCTGCCGGTGTGGAATCCCCAAGGCGAACTGATTGCCGTCACTCAACTCGTCAATAAAATTCGCCCCAACCTCCACAGGCAAGAACCCACCCCCCCCACGGCATCCCGGACTATCTCCACACCGGTTTTGATGCCCATGACCAACGCTATATGCAGGTGTTCAATCGACAGGTGGGCGTTATTTTGGACAATGCCGAACGCTTAA
- a CDS encoding HAD family hydrolase — protein MAPDLPLLALDFDGVICDGLLEYFQTTCRAYSVLWGKSLDLSPWEAEFCRLRPVIESGWEMPILLRALVTGVSGDAIADHWAPIRNEIVKAEECDRIHLATVVDHVRDQWMQTDLDGWLALHRFYPGVLDRLRTWLAADTPELWIISTKEGRFIDQLLRQQGLNFPRAHIFGKEVKRPKADSLRQLLFQTPQAWFIEDRLSTLENIADQPDLRIVKLFLADWGYNTAAMRETAQHHDRFQLLSLDQFHQDISQWC, from the coding sequence ATGGCTCCAGACTTACCACTCCTCGCACTTGATTTTGATGGGGTCATCTGTGATGGGTTACTCGAATATTTTCAAACCACCTGTCGGGCCTATTCCGTTCTCTGGGGGAAAAGCCTCGATTTATCCCCCTGGGAAGCGGAATTTTGTCGCCTCCGCCCGGTGATTGAAAGTGGCTGGGAAATGCCGATACTGTTGCGAGCATTGGTCACGGGGGTTTCCGGTGACGCGATCGCTGACCATTGGGCCCCGATTCGTAATGAAATTGTTAAGGCCGAAGAGTGCGATCGTATCCATCTTGCCACCGTTGTTGATCACGTCCGCGACCAATGGATGCAAACGGATCTAGACGGCTGGCTTGCTCTCCACCGCTTCTATCCCGGCGTTCTCGATCGTCTGCGCACCTGGCTCGCCGCCGACACACCAGAACTGTGGATCATCAGCACCAAAGAAGGCCGCTTCATTGACCAACTCCTCCGGCAACAGGGCCTCAACTTTCCCCGCGCCCATATTTTCGGCAAAGAAGTCAAACGCCCCAAAGCCGACTCCCTGCGCCAATTACTCTTTCAAACCCCCCAAGCCTGGTTTATTGAAGACCGCCTCAGTACCCTAGAAAATATCGCCGACCAACCGGATCTGCGCATCGTTAAACTTTTCCTCGCCGACTGGGGCTACAACACCGCAGCCATGCGAGAGACTGCCCAACACCACGATCGCTTCCAACTCCTCTCCCTCGATCAGTTTCATCAAGACATCTCCCAGTGGTGCTAA
- a CDS encoding photosystem I reaction center subunit VIII has protein sequence MTGDYAASFLPWILIPMVCWLMPLVTMGLLFIYIEKEA, from the coding sequence ATGACTGGTGATTACGCTGCTTCCTTTCTTCCCTGGATTCTGATTCCGATGGTCTGCTGGCTGATGCCGCTCGTCACCATGGGACTGCTGTTTATCTACATCGAAAAAGAAGCTTAG